The genomic interval CCAAGGTTTCCAAACCGAAGCCGCGAAGAATCGACGGGATCAGGGTTCCTTCTGCCCAGGAAATGGACCGCGCGCTGGCGTGGGTTTCATTTCACCTCAAACTGCTCGGCCTGCAAGGCGGCGAAGTGAGGCGGTTGCGGAAGCGGCTGAAGAAACACGGCCAAGCGGAACGTCTCGCTCCACGAACTACCCACGTCCGCGGTCATCGCCCCAGTAATACGAAGAAAGCACGCGTGCAGCGTGTGCCACGTCTTTGTTTGCGGGAATATGCGAAGACGAGCCTGGCGGTTAATCGGGCGTCGCAGACAGCATCTGAATCGCAAAGCCATGCCCACGAAGACGTGAGCATAGCACCCGAAAAGAGGCCGCAAAGCTCTCCAGCAACCGAACGCGGGCCTCCGTGATCAAGCGATGAAAATCACCTTCGTAGGGTGCCGAGCAGTGACGCGAAGCGGAACGTATCGCACCGAATGCGGTCTCTAGCGGCAAGCAATGCGTGAACATTGTTCGTGGTGCGATGCGCTGGCGCTGCTCTCACCCTACATGGACCTCCCTAATTCCTGTTCCCTCTCCCTTTGAAAGGGAGAGGGTGAGGGTTTCTTGAATACGTACTGATTAACCATGCACAAACACACTCCGCTCTAAACCGGATCAACCGGATCGGATTGCCAGCCTGCGTATGCGCGGGTTGCTTTTGCATGCGCCTTACAATCGTTAATAGGCCAACCGTCGGTGGCCCCCGGATGAAGAATTCGTCCATTCTTGCCTATTGGCATCGCGGTTGCAGTAGTTGGCATTGGTTCGTCTTCCCCTGGCAAGGTACGATAGAGGTAGGCGGCTCGAATGTAACTTCAACCTACGACGCGACTTCCCTTCCCGCAGCGGCGGGCAACCTCACGGAGCAATAGTATGGCCAAGATGGTGGACACCATCGACCGGTTCAATAACTCGGTTCGCACGTTGTTGATCTTGCTGCTGCTGATCGCGTTCTCGACCGTTTCGTACTACGGGTGGTCGGTTTACAACGAAAAAGAGCTGGAGATCGCCCAAAAGAACGAGCAGATCGAACAGCACGTCGCCAAGATTGGCGAGTTGGAAAACGAGATCGACCTGCTCGCCCTGCGGCTGAAACTGCTGAAGGTCGACCGCCGCGTGGGGCGGCTTTCGGTGCTGAGCCAAGAGAAGCCAGACGATGCCGAGCGCGTTCAGACGATCATCGAATTCGTCGAGCTGAACGACCAAGGCAAACCGATCACCAAGCCACAGCAGTTCAAGATCGACGGGGACATGGTCTACGTGAACGGCAAGGTCGTGAAGTTCGAGGACGAGTTAGTTGAAACCAACGACCCGCTCCGCTCGGCTTCCATCTACATCCTGCAGAAGATCTACGGCGAACATCAAAAACCGATCGACGGGTTCACGATCGACAAGGAAGGGGAACGCCCCGAAGCGTATGGCCTGCGGGACGAGCCGAACGAGTTTGAAAACAAGATCTGGAACAACTTCTGGGACATCGCCAACGACCCGGTCAAGGCCTCGGAGTACGGCGTCCGCGCGGCCCACGAAGAATCGGAAGGGATGCGCGTTCGCCCCGGCAAGAAGTATGAAGTCGAAATCCGCAGCAGCGGAGGCCTCTCGATCCGCCCTCTACCCGAAGAAAAATCAACCTAGAGCAGGGCATCGATCCCAACACCGGGCATCCCAATCGAAAGGCTCATCAATCGGGTGGCTCAGAGTTTCATCTCTGAGTGGCCGAAGGCCACAAGCGGCTAGTGCATTAGGCTTGAACGAAGTGGAACGGCCCCATCCTCTACAACGCCAGCCCATGAGCCGCTTGTCGGCGACGCCGACCCGGAGATAAATCTCTGGGCCACCCCTGGGGAAGTGAAATGGCCAGGGGTCAAGACAACTGCCAACAGGATGGGTGGCTCAGAGTTTCATCTCTGAGTGGCCGAAGGCCACAAGCGGCTAGTGCATCAGGCTTGAACGAAGTGGAACGGCCCCATCCTCTACAGCGCCAGCCCACGAGCCGCTTGTCGGCGGCGCCGACCCAGAGATAAATCTCTGGGCCACCCCTGGTTGGTCATGCTAAGGGGTTGGGAATGCCGCTTAGCTGGCGGTTAGCCCGTTGCGGACGTTCTCTGGCGTGGTTCCTTGCAAGCAATCGACCACTTGCCGCGAGACGCGACTGCGCATGTTTTCCAGCGATTCGAAGCTCACAAAGGCCGCGTGCGGGGTGACAATCACGCGCGGGTCGTTGTAGGGGGCGATCGTCAAATCGCAGGGTTCCGGATCTTGGACATCGAGTGCGGCTCCTGCCAGCTCGCCAGCTTCTAGCGCTGCGGCCAAAGCGTCGTGGTCGACAATTGCCCCGCGAGCCGTGTTGATCAGATAGGCCGTTGGCTTCATTTTTTTGAACTGCTCGGCTCCGAACGACTTTTTCGTCTCAGGCGTCGCCGGGATGAGAAGCGAAATGAAATCCGACTTGGCCAGCAGGTCGTCCATTTCCACCGTCTCGACGCCCTCCATCGACTTACCACTGCGGCTGGTAGCCACCACGTTCAGGCCCAAGCACTTGGCCTTTGCGGCCAGCAGCATGCCGATATTGCCTAAACCGACGATCCCCAGCGTTTGACCTTCCATCCGACGCATGATAGGGCCGGCCGTCAGGTCGTATTTGCCGCTCATGGTGTCGTGGTGGTACATGGCCACCTTTCGGGCACACGCGAAAATCAACGCCAACGTGTGCTCGGCCACTTCGGTCAAACAATAGTCTGGCGTGTTAGTGACCAAAATGCCTTTCGACGTACAGTACGCCATGTCGATGTTATCGAGCCCAATCCCCAGCCGGGCCACGATCTTCACCTTAGGAGAGGCCGAAATGACTTTTTCAGTAACCTGAGCCCAGTTGGTCATGATGGCGTCGACCTGGTGCTGCTGGGCCAAAGCGGCCAGCGAATCCTCGTCTTTCTCGGTCGCCACGATCAACTCGACATCGTTATCGGCGAGAACTTGTTTTTCGATTTCCAGCTCTTCCCAGGCATAGTCAGTCAACAAAACGTGGAATTTGGCCATGATGTGTCTCTTTCGGTCTGGGAGAGGATTCAGCGGGAAAACCGCCTATCGTAACAAATTTTTTTAACCAATTCAGAAGGGGATCGAGCAGAAGGAACCACGGAATTCACCGATCGACGCAGATCCAAGACAAGCAGGGGGTGGCCCAGAGATTTATCTCTGGGCGGCATCGCCGACAAGCGGCTAATGCATCAAGCTTGTACGAAGTAGAACGTTCCCATCCTGGGTAACATCCATTCATTAGCCGCTTGTGACCTGCGGCCACCTAGAGATAAATCTCTAGGCCACCCCTCTGGTTGTTTTATCTCCACTTTCACTGCAGATCTTAGGTGAAATGGGTGGTTACTTGTCGTGTTATCTCCAAACTGTCCCGTTTGGAACTGCTCATTTCCTGGGCAAGGGGTTACGGCGTACCCTTCTCCATGCTTGGCAGGTCCCTTAAAATCGATGAATTCGGTCGAACTTAGCCGCGAAGTGAACCCACGGACGAGCATCTATGCCGGTTTCCGATATTGAAGTCAAAGGGGCCCGCGAACACAACCTGCGCGAGGTCACGCTGACGCTTCCTCGCAACAAACTGATTTGCCTGACCGGCGTGAGCGGAAGCGGGAAAAGCTCGCTCGCGTTTGATACGGTCTATGCGGAAGGACAACGGCGCTATGTCGAGAGTCTGTCCAGCTATGCGCGGCAATTCATGGGCCAGATGCCCAAGCCCGATGTCGACTTCATCGGTGGCTTAACCCCCAGCATCTCGATTTCCCAGAAGACGACCAGCAACAACCCTCGCAGCACGGTCGGTACGATCACCGAAATCTACGACTACCTGCGCGTGATTCTCTCGCGGGTTGGCCAAGGGTACTGCAGCGAATGCGGTAAAAAGCTCACCGCCCAGACGCGGGAACAAATCCTCGAACGGATTCTCGGGCAGGAAGAAGGAACGTCGTTCTCGGTGCTAGCACCGCTGGTCCGTGTCCAGAAGGGGGAGTTCAAAGATCTGTTCATCGACCTCCTCAAGCAAGGCTTCGTCCGTGCTCGAGTCGACGGCGAGATCATCCAGCTGAACGACGATCTGCAGCTCGATCGGCAGATGCGGCACAACATCGAACTCGTTGTCGATCGTCTGAGCATCAAAGAGGGGGTCCGTGGACGCCTGTCCGAGGCAGTCGAACTGGCCCTGAAAATGGGCGAAGGCAGCCTCATCATCGCCCCGCGCGACGATGAGAACCCCGAAGCCGAAGACGCCGCTCCGAAAAAGAAACGCGCCAAAAGCAAACGCAGCAAAACGGCCGTCGCAGGGGACATGATGTTCTCGGTCGACTATGCCTGCGTCGACTGTGGAATCTCGTACAGTCCGCCGACGCCGCAGCTGTTCAGCTTCAATTCGCCGCAGGGGATGTGCCCGACGTGCGACGGCCTGGGCAAGGTCTATACGTTTGATCCCGAACTGCTGGTACCGGATGTGACCTTGTCATTCAAGCAAGGGGCGATCGAACTGCTGGGCAAATGGAAAGAGCTCGGCCGCTGGAAGCGTCACATCTACCAGGGCATGGCCGACACCATGGAGCGGAAGTACGACCTGGGCAAAGGGGCCATCATGGAAACGTCCTGGCGCGACATGAGCCAAGAGCAGCAAGATTATCTGCTGTGGGGCACCGGCGACGAGCACATCACCTTCACCTGGCGGGGCGGCAACAGTCCGCAGATGTACGGCGGCACGTATGGCGGCATCGTGCCCGATTTGTTGGAGAAGTACCGCAACTCCAACTCGAAGCCGCAGCAGCGTCAACTTGAAAAGTACATGGCCACGGTTATCTGTCCGCAGTGCCATGGCGAACGCCTGAACCCTCAGGCTCGTAGCGTCAAAATAACCACGACCAGCGAGGCGTTCGGCGAAGATGGCTCGCGTTCGCTGCCCGAAATCTGCCAGCTGTCGATCCAGCAAGCGTCTGACTTTTTCGACGAGTTAGAGCTCGATAGTCTTTCGCAAAAGATCGCCGACGAAGCGGTCAAGGAAGTTCGCGGGCGGCTCGGCTTCTTGCAGAATGTGGGGCTCGAATACCTGACGCTCGACCGAACGGCCCCCACACTTAGCGGCGGTGAATCGCAGCGAATTCGCCTGGCCGGTCAAATCGGCTGCGGACTGGTGGGTGTGACGTATATCCTCGACGAACCGTCGATCGGCCTGCACCCGCGCGACAACGACCGTCTGCTGGCCACGCTGAACGACCTGCGAGACCTGGGCAATACGGTCCTGGTGGTCGAGCACGATGAAGACACGATGCGCGTCGCCGACCACATCATCGACTTCGGTCCCGGGGCCGGCGTGCGTGGCGGGTACGTCGTCGCACAAGGTTCGGCCAAGCAACTGGAAGCCGTCGATGAAAGCGTCACCGGGCGTTTTCTCTCGGGCAAAGACAAGATCGAGATCCCTGAAACGCGCCGTCCCTTGGGCGAAAAGAAGCTCCGCATTGTCGGTGCCGCCCAAAACAACTTGAAGAACATCACCGCCGAGATTCCGCTGGGCGGCTTCGTCTGCATCACCGGGGCCAGTGGTAGCGGTAAGAGTTCGCTGATCAACGGCATCCTCGTCGAAGCGCTGCGGCGTGATTTGAACGGCGGCCTGGGCGAGCCGGGCGAACACGAACGGATCGAAGGGATCGAGCATCTCGACAAGATGATCGCCATCGATCAAAGCCCGATCGGCCGCACGCCACGCAGCAACCCGGCGACCTACATCAAAGTGTTCGACGAGATCCGCGACCTGTTCGCGCAGCTGCCAGAGTCTCGCAAGCGGGGCTACAAGCCGGGCCGCTTCAGCTTTAATGTCGATGGGGGTCGCTGTAGTGCCTGTGAAGGGAACGGGGCCAACAAGCTGGAAATGGACTTCCTTGCCGATATCTGGGTGACCTGCCCGGTCTGCGAAGGACATCGTTTCAACCGCGAAACGCTGGAGATTTTGTTCAAAGAAAAGTCGATCGCCGACATCTTAGAGATGGACGTCCAAGAGGCGCTAAAGACCTTCGAGAACGTCCCGAAGATCGCCCTGAAGCTGCAAACGCTGCACGATGTCGGGCTCGACTACATCAAGCTCGGCCAGCCTTCGCCGACCCTTTCCGGCGGTGAAGCCCAACGTATTAAGCTGGCCAAGGAACTCTCGAAGCGAAGCACCGGCAAGACGTTGTATCTGCTGGACGAGCCCACCACCGGGCTGCACTTTGCTGACACGAAGATGCTGCTGAAGGTCCTGCACGACTTTGCCAAGGTCGGCAACACGGTGCTAGTGGTCGAGCACAACCTGGACGTCATCAAAACGGCCGACTGGGTTGTCGACCTGGGCCCTGAAGGGGGCGTTAAGGGTGGTACGATCGTCGCCGAAGGCACGCCTGAAGACGTGGCGAAGGTCGAGGCATCGTTCACCGGTCAAGCGCTCAAGCCGCTGCTCAAAGGCGAAACCAGCCGAGCCGTGGCCGAGATTAAACGCGCAGCGAAAGAGTCGCAGCAGACCATCAAGGTTCTTGCCAAGCGGATCGACGTGCGTGGTGCCAAGATGCACAACTTGAAGGACGTCAGCGTTGGTATCGATCGCGACAAGATGACCGTCTTCTGCGGTCCTAGTGGTAGTGGTAAAAGCTCGCTGGCGATGGATACGATCTACGCCGAAGGCCAGCGACGCTACGTCGAAAGCCTGAGCGCCTACGCGCGGCAGTTCGTCGGCCAGATGCAGAAACCGAAGGTCGACCACATCGAGGGGCTTTCGCCTGCGATCGCGATCGAGCAGAAGAACCTCGGCAAGTCGCCCCGCTCGACGGTCGGTACCGTAACGGAAATTTACGACTACCTGCGCGTGCTGATGAGCCGCCTGGGCGAGCCGCATTGTCCAGACTGCGATATCCCGATTAAGACGCAAACGTCGACGCAAATCACCGACAAAGTGCTGCAGGAAGAAGAGGGGACCAAGCTGTTCCTGCTCGCCCCGCGGACGTTGGATACCGGTCAGCAATACTCGGACCTGTGGGAAGAAATCAAAGCCGCCGGCTACCAGCGGATTCGTGTCGACGGCGTCGTGCATACGATCGATCGTCCCCCCAAGATCGACCGCCGCCGCAAGCATGAAGTGGAAGTGGTCGTCGACCGCATTTCCGTTCGCCAGGATGCCCGACCGCGCATCGCCGACAGCGTAGAAATCGCCCTCAGCCAATCGAGCGGCGTGCTGGTGATCGCCTATGCCGAAGACGACGTCCCCGAAGCCCATTGGCGGACCAAGCGTTTGAGTCAGAAGCTCTCGTGCGAATCGTGCGACCGCAGCTTCGAACCTCTCTCGCCGCATAACTTCTCGTTCAACAGTTACCTCGGCTGGTGCCCCGACTGCGAAGGCCTGGGAACGCAAACAGGGGCCGATCCGACGGCCCTGCTCAGCGACCCCAAGCGAACCCTGGCCGAGGGTGCACTGCGGTTGTGGCCTGACTTAAAGTCGCCCACCGCGATGAAGATGCTCGAAGCGATCTGCCTGAAGAATAAGATTCCGATCGATGTTCCGTTTGAACAGCTCGGAGCACGTCAGCGGCGAATCATTCTGCATGGCACCGGCGATACGCAATACGATATTTTCGCCGACAAGAAGAAGACTAAGATCGAGTTCCGCTTCCAGTTCAAAGGGTTGTACCCGGCGTTGGAAGATGCCTCGCGGCTCAGCCCTTCGTTCCGCGGTCAGCTCGAATCGCTGGTGGCGGAAGTCGAATGCACGACCTGCGATGGCTCGCGTCTGCGTGACGACGCTTCGGCAGTCCGGTTCCGCAAGAAGACGACGCGGGACCTCACCAGCTTGCCGCTGGCCGAACTGCTCGAGTTCATCCGCGCGGCCAAGCTGAAAAAACGCGAGCAGAAGATCGCCGGAGAACTGCTCCGAGAAATCGACAACCGCGTGCAGTTCCTGCTAGATGTCGGTCTCGACTATCTGACCCTTCGCCGCACGGCCCCCACGCTTTCCGCCGGGGAAGCCCAGCGTATTCGCCTGGCCAGCCAACTCGGCAGCGGGCTATGCGGTGTGCTGTATGTGCTGGACGAACCGACGATTGGCCTGCACCCGCGCGACAATCTTCGCCTGCTCAAGGCGCTGCATCGGCTGCGTGACCTGGGCAATACGTTGATCGTGGTCGAACACGATCAGGAAGTGATTGAAGGAAGCGATCGCCTGATCGACTTCGGACCTCAAGCAGGTCGTCACGGTGGAACGATCGTGGCCGAGGGTACGCCTAAGCAAATTGCCAAAGCCCCCGACTCGGTGACCGGTCCTTACATTTCCGGCAAACAGGCGATCTACGCTCCGTCGAATCGCCGGATGATGTCGATCGCCAATAACTCGGACGAGGACGTGATCGCCGATTTCAGTAGCCCTTCCGGCGAATGGCTCGAGATCGTCGGTGCCAGCCACCGCAACCTGCGGAACGTGAACGCCTCGATTCCGCTGGGGGCATTGGTGGCCATTTGCGGCCCGAGTGGTAGCGGTAAAAGCACGCTGGTTCAAGACATTCTCTACAACACGCTGGCTCGTCGACTGCACCGCGCCGCGACCATCCCCGGCGCGCACGACGCGTTGCGTGGCATGGAGAACATCAACAAAGTCATCCGGGTCGATCAGCAGCCAATTGGTAACAGCCCTAGCTCCAATCCGGCCACTTACACCGGTGTATTCGATCTGATTCGCGATCTGTTCGCTCAGCTTCCCGATGCCAAGGTGCGCGGCTACACGGCTCGTCGCTTTAGCTTCAACGTGGAAGGGGGACGCTGCGAAGACTGCCAAGGCATGGGGCAAAAATGCATCGAGATGCACTTCCTGCCCGACGTGTGGGTCACGTGCGAAACGTGCGACGGACTGCGGTACAACGAAGAAACCTTGGCGGTCAAGTTCCACGGCAAGTCGATTTCCGAAGTGCTTCAAATGTCGTGCGGTCAGGCCGTGCAGCTCTTCGAGAACATCCCCAAGATTCGCCGCACGTTGCAAACACTGTGTGATGTGGGTCTCGATTACGTCACGCTCGGCCAGTCGGCACCGACGCTTTCCGGTGGGGAAGCCCAACGTGTGAAGCTGGCTTCTGAGCTGGCTCGGCCCGACACCGGACGCACGCTGTATTTGCTCGACGAACCTTCCACCGGGCTGCACTTCGAAGACCTCAAGAAGCTGCTGGATGTGTTCCATCGCCTGGTCGACCTGGGCAACACGGTGATCGTGATCGAGCATAATCTCGACATCTTGAAGCAGGCCGACTGGGTCATCGAAATGGGACCGGAAGCGGGTCAGGCTGGCGGCCAGGTCGTGACGGTGGGTACGCCGGAAGATATCGTCGCGTACTCGAAGTCGTTCCTGAAGCTGGCCAAGAAGCAGAAGAGCGAAGAATCGACCCTCAGCGACGAACGGGGCATGACCTGGCTTCGCAGCCATACCGGCGAAGCGCTCGGTCCGGTTCTGGAAGCGGCCCCGCTCGAAGAGCGTCCGCTGTACGATCCGCACGCCACCAACGAAGAACGCGAAGGGGACCTCGACATCGACGATGTGGGTGCCCAGATTCAAATGCCCTGGGAGATCGACGGGCGGCTCTGGCATACCAAAAATCGCGTTGGCCGCGACGGGCAGCCATGCAACTGGGATGGCAAGATCCTGTCCGAAGTGGTCGATCGGATTCAAGCTTCCGACTCGTTCAGCGATGCCAATTGGAACTCGAGAACGATCGTCGAGATTGCCGCCAAGAGAAAGTCGGACGGCTGGTTCTTCCATGGCATCAGCGGCGAAAGCTGGCTGGTGAAGCTGAAGTTTCGCGTGATGAAGGGAACGTTCAACAAGTATGAACTTCCTCAGGAACTCGACCTGCTGACGCTGAATCAGATGGACGAGTTGCCTATCTATAGCAACGATCCGCGGGTAGTCGTGAAGAACCTGCGAGGACCTTTCCAGGAAGTCGAAATCAAGGCCCACAGCTGGCAAGAGCTTAACAAGCCGGAATTCTGGAAGTTTGTCGACGACGCCATCATCGGCTTTCAACGGTACGAGTCGACCATCAGTCATGACGTGGAAAGCCACATGCCGTGGAAAAAGCTCGGCGAGAAGTGGCACCTCTCGCGTAAAGGCTTTCCGCCAGGCAAGAAGATAGCCTGGGAACAAACGGTCCTAGAGGAACTGATCGAGCTTCTCAGCGAGGTCGCTCCGCATGGCGAAATCTTGTGGAACAACCAGATGCTCATCAACATGATGATCCCTGGCAAGCGCACGGCCTGGGCGGTGGTGACCACAAAGAAACCAGAGCATGTCCGCCTGGAATTGAAGTCATCCCACGCGTCCACTACGCAGGGAAGAATTGCCGATTTAGGTCATGAACCGAATGTCGATCAATCGCGCGTCGGCGAAGAGGTTGTGCGGATTCATTTCCGGAGCGAAGCCGACTTGGAAAAAGGCGATTTGCGAGCGTTTTTGAAGGAGAACTTTGATGGACAATCTTCTTCTGGTCAGCAATCGCTCCTCTAAAGATTAGATTGTGATAGCGAGGTTCCCCTTGCGCAAAAGGATGTGTTTTGACCGTGGAAATACGGGGTAAAACGTAGTTCCGCGGTTGCGAACTGAGCCCGAGAAAATTGTCTCGAATAATATAAATTCTTTTCTTGATGGTCATGGATTGACCTATTCGCGTAACTCTAAGCGCCCCAGGAACGTTCGTCGAAACGGGAGTCTCGGACGACTCGATTTCGACATTTGACGTCATGCGGATTCCCGTTATTAATGGAAGTCTAGGGCGTTCGCAGACCAGATGTTCCTGGTTGCTTTCTGATATGTCCCTCCAATCTTATTGAGGAGATCGCGAATGATGTCGAAGCCAACTGTGGCCATCTTGGGAGCAAGCGAGGAGCGTTCCAAATATGGGAACAAATCCGTCCGAGCTCACTTAGAACGTGGGTACGATGTTTACCCTGTGAATCCCAAGGGTGGCGAGATCGAAGGACTGAAGGTTTACACCTCAGTGAAAGACATTCCTGTCGATCAGTTGGACCGCATCAGCGTTTACGTTCCGCCGGCGGTGGGCATGAAGATGGTGAGCGACATCGCTTCCAAACCGGCCCGGGAAGTCTTCTTCAATCCTGGCAGCGAAAGCTCCGAACTGTTAGAAGCTGCCCGGCAACGTGGCATCGACCCGATCCAGGCTTGCAGCATCGTCGATGTCGGCGTAACGCCCAACGCACTCGACTAAGCGAAACGCTGATCCTCCTCAAAGCTGGTAGACACCAATAGGAAAGGCCACGTCAAAAGACGCGGCCTTTTTTCGTCGAGCCGGCTCAAAAACGATACAGACAAGACCTGCCGAACCAGGGGTGGCCCAGAGATTTATCTCTGGGTCGGCATCGCCGACAAGCGGCTCATGAATGGGCGTTACCAACGATAGAGATGTTCTATTTTGTGCAAGCTTGATGCACTAGCCGCTTGTAGCCTGCGGCTACCCAGAGATGAATCTCTGTGCCAACCATACTGGGTTTAAACCTATGCTAGGCGGCTTGTTTCTCTTCGTCGCTGGGCTTTGATCCTGAGCGGGATCGTTTCAGCCAGCCTTCGCCGATAACCCGGAGCGCGACGCGGTCTTCCAGGTTCGGGCGGAAGATCGTCAGCAGCATCAGCGGCATGTACCAAGCAATGTAGGTCGTTCCGTCGTTGGCATGCCAGAACTGGGCGGCAAGCATCAGGGCGGCCGTGCAGCTGAGAAGGGTCCCCAGGTTCTTTTGAGCGGGCCAAATGGCAAACGCGATCGAGACCACGCCAAACCCTGCCAAGACGGGAATGCGATAGGCGTTCGAGTTGAAATAGTAGTTCCAGAAGCCGGTGTAGCCTTCGTCGCGGGGGAGCCACAAACCGAACATCGCGCGGAACTGGTTCAGGAAGGTCTCGAAGTCGGACGAGGTCAGCGCCAACGACAACGCCAATAAAGCGAGGGTCGCGACCACCCCAATCAGGAAACGACCGCGGCCGCGTTCCCAGTAGTAACTGAACCATAGCGGCAGCAGAAACAACGGGTAATAGAGCGTTCCGATCGCGAAGCCCATGAAGATGCCAGAGACCAGCGGTGTGCGGTAAAAGAAGATCGCCCAGACCAGCAGCGCCGCCGGCATGACGTGATCGATCCGGCCGGTATAGACGGCAGAGTAGGGGAGCAGGAAGTAAAACATCGCTGCCCCGACCCCCATCTTCACGTTATCGAAATGACGGTAGCCCACCAGGATGATGCCAGCGATCAAAGCCAAGTTCGCCAGGATCGCCATCGTTTTGGTGACGATGACGGTAATGTGTTCGGTCGTTGCCAGGTCGGTTGGCTCTCCTTGCTGAGCCAATTGATAGGTCGGAATTCGAGGTACTAACAGCAGCATACGATAGCCAGGACCGAAATGCCGGAGCGACTCTTCGACTTCCTCGGGGCTGCTCTTCGAGGCCTCGCGAACGCCGCGCAGGTCGGCATCCGACGGACGCCCGACAATCACATTGGTCATCAAAAAGATGAACAGCGCACAGGTGATAAAGGTCATCCCGCCAATGGTCAGGTTCGGCTCGAGCATCGGGCGTCGAACCATCGTCGGGTCGAGAAACAAGCGAATGACGATCAAAGCGCTCAAGCAAAACAGCCAGATGTAGCCAGCTTTCTCAAGCGTTTTACCAACCTGCAGCAGCTCTTGCCGCGTCGGGGGGGGCTTTTCTTCGGTCGGTAGCGCGGCTGCGGCCTGGTCGGGAAACTGCACCGCCG from Bremerella alba carries:
- a CDS encoding C-terminal binding protein, whose translation is MAKFHVLLTDYAWEELEIEKQVLADNDVELIVATEKDEDSLAALAQQHQVDAIMTNWAQVTEKVISASPKVKIVARLGIGLDNIDMAYCTSKGILVTNTPDYCLTEVAEHTLALIFACARKVAMYHHDTMSGKYDLTAGPIMRRMEGQTLGIVGLGNIGMLLAAKAKCLGLNVVATSRSGKSMEGVETVEMDDLLAKSDFISLLIPATPETKKSFGAEQFKKMKPTAYLINTARGAIVDHDALAAALEAGELAGAALDVQDPEPCDLTIAPYNDPRVIVTPHAAFVSFESLENMRSRVSRQVVDCLQGTTPENVRNGLTAS
- the uvrA gene encoding excinuclease ABC subunit UvrA, yielding MPVSDIEVKGAREHNLREVTLTLPRNKLICLTGVSGSGKSSLAFDTVYAEGQRRYVESLSSYARQFMGQMPKPDVDFIGGLTPSISISQKTTSNNPRSTVGTITEIYDYLRVILSRVGQGYCSECGKKLTAQTREQILERILGQEEGTSFSVLAPLVRVQKGEFKDLFIDLLKQGFVRARVDGEIIQLNDDLQLDRQMRHNIELVVDRLSIKEGVRGRLSEAVELALKMGEGSLIIAPRDDENPEAEDAAPKKKRAKSKRSKTAVAGDMMFSVDYACVDCGISYSPPTPQLFSFNSPQGMCPTCDGLGKVYTFDPELLVPDVTLSFKQGAIELLGKWKELGRWKRHIYQGMADTMERKYDLGKGAIMETSWRDMSQEQQDYLLWGTGDEHITFTWRGGNSPQMYGGTYGGIVPDLLEKYRNSNSKPQQRQLEKYMATVICPQCHGERLNPQARSVKITTTSEAFGEDGSRSLPEICQLSIQQASDFFDELELDSLSQKIADEAVKEVRGRLGFLQNVGLEYLTLDRTAPTLSGGESQRIRLAGQIGCGLVGVTYILDEPSIGLHPRDNDRLLATLNDLRDLGNTVLVVEHDEDTMRVADHIIDFGPGAGVRGGYVVAQGSAKQLEAVDESVTGRFLSGKDKIEIPETRRPLGEKKLRIVGAAQNNLKNITAEIPLGGFVCITGASGSGKSSLINGILVEALRRDLNGGLGEPGEHERIEGIEHLDKMIAIDQSPIGRTPRSNPATYIKVFDEIRDLFAQLPESRKRGYKPGRFSFNVDGGRCSACEGNGANKLEMDFLADIWVTCPVCEGHRFNRETLEILFKEKSIADILEMDVQEALKTFENVPKIALKLQTLHDVGLDYIKLGQPSPTLSGGEAQRIKLAKELSKRSTGKTLYLLDEPTTGLHFADTKMLLKVLHDFAKVGNTVLVVEHNLDVIKTADWVVDLGPEGGVKGGTIVAEGTPEDVAKVEASFTGQALKPLLKGETSRAVAEIKRAAKESQQTIKVLAKRIDVRGAKMHNLKDVSVGIDRDKMTVFCGPSGSGKSSLAMDTIYAEGQRRYVESLSAYARQFVGQMQKPKVDHIEGLSPAIAIEQKNLGKSPRSTVGTVTEIYDYLRVLMSRLGEPHCPDCDIPIKTQTSTQITDKVLQEEEGTKLFLLAPRTLDTGQQYSDLWEEIKAAGYQRIRVDGVVHTIDRPPKIDRRRKHEVEVVVDRISVRQDARPRIADSVEIALSQSSGVLVIAYAEDDVPEAHWRTKRLSQKLSCESCDRSFEPLSPHNFSFNSYLGWCPDCEGLGTQTGADPTALLSDPKRTLAEGALRLWPDLKSPTAMKMLEAICLKNKIPIDVPFEQLGARQRRIILHGTGDTQYDIFADKKKTKIEFRFQFKGLYPALEDASRLSPSFRGQLESLVAEVECTTCDGSRLRDDASAVRFRKKTTRDLTSLPLAELLEFIRAAKLKKREQKIAGELLREIDNRVQFLLDVGLDYLTLRRTAPTLSAGEAQRIRLASQLGSGLCGVLYVLDEPTIGLHPRDNLRLLKALHRLRDLGNTLIVVEHDQEVIEGSDRLIDFGPQAGRHGGTIVAEGTPKQIAKAPDSVTGPYISGKQAIYAPSNRRMMSIANNSDEDVIADFSSPSGEWLEIVGASHRNLRNVNASIPLGALVAICGPSGSGKSTLVQDILYNTLARRLHRAATIPGAHDALRGMENINKVIRVDQQPIGNSPSSNPATYTGVFDLIRDLFAQLPDAKVRGYTARRFSFNVEGGRCEDCQGMGQKCIEMHFLPDVWVTCETCDGLRYNEETLAVKFHGKSISEVLQMSCGQAVQLFENIPKIRRTLQTLCDVGLDYVTLGQSAPTLSGGEAQRVKLASELARPDTGRTLYLLDEPSTGLHFEDLKKLLDVFHRLVDLGNTVIVIEHNLDILKQADWVIEMGPEAGQAGGQVVTVGTPEDIVAYSKSFLKLAKKQKSEESTLSDERGMTWLRSHTGEALGPVLEAAPLEERPLYDPHATNEEREGDLDIDDVGAQIQMPWEIDGRLWHTKNRVGRDGQPCNWDGKILSEVVDRIQASDSFSDANWNSRTIVEIAAKRKSDGWFFHGISGESWLVKLKFRVMKGTFNKYELPQELDLLTLNQMDELPIYSNDPRVVVKNLRGPFQEVEIKAHSWQELNKPEFWKFVDDAIIGFQRYESTISHDVESHMPWKKLGEKWHLSRKGFPPGKKIAWEQTVLEELIELLSEVAPHGEILWNNQMLINMMIPGKRTAWAVVTTKKPEHVRLELKSSHASTTQGRIADLGHEPNVDQSRVGEEVVRIHFRSEADLEKGDLRAFLKENFDGQSSSGQQSLL
- a CDS encoding CoA-binding protein; translation: MMSKPTVAILGASEERSKYGNKSVRAHLERGYDVYPVNPKGGEIEGLKVYTSVKDIPVDQLDRISVYVPPAVGMKMVSDIASKPAREVFFNPGSESSELLEAARQRGIDPIQACSIVDVGVTPNALD